The following proteins come from a genomic window of Acidimicrobiia bacterium:
- a CDS encoding HAMP domain-containing histidine kinase, producing the protein MKKLTGSLQGRLLLSHVGVVIIGVAVLLVAGRRLGVVFVNNHLRSMGGMMGGLAPSDSSLLEEGINIAFNQALLWAAIVSSVAAMMAAAFSARRMLKPLTEVRRVARRLASGSYSERVPIPAESELAALAADVNALAQALEDTEQRRLRLIAEVAHELRTPVATLKGYLEGLLDGVFEPDPETLTASIREARRMERLASDLTSLSRAEEGQVDLHLESTDVAVLTAEVADRLRPQFTDQNVKLIVTGAEPVWANIDHDRIAQVLTNLIGNALSYTPTGGVVTVSIGTENGAVQVTVNDTGSGLSEDQLSLVFERFYRADRSVPGGTGIGLTIARALARMHDGDVTVTSPGPGEGSTFVLSLPTVNRTRA; encoded by the coding sequence ATGAAGAAACTCACCGGATCATTGCAGGGACGCCTCCTGCTATCGCACGTCGGCGTCGTCATCATCGGGGTCGCCGTACTTCTCGTCGCTGGACGGCGGTTGGGCGTCGTTTTCGTCAATAACCATCTCCGTTCAATGGGCGGCATGATGGGCGGGCTCGCGCCATCGGATTCCTCACTCCTCGAAGAAGGGATCAACATCGCATTCAATCAGGCCCTGCTATGGGCGGCCATCGTAAGCAGCGTCGCGGCGATGATGGCCGCCGCTTTTTCGGCTCGTCGCATGCTAAAACCGCTCACTGAAGTTCGACGAGTCGCCCGCCGCCTTGCCAGCGGCTCATACAGTGAGCGAGTCCCGATCCCGGCCGAATCGGAACTCGCCGCATTAGCCGCCGATGTAAACGCGCTTGCTCAAGCCCTCGAAGACACCGAACAGCGACGACTCCGACTCATTGCCGAGGTCGCGCACGAATTACGCACTCCGGTCGCAACACTGAAGGGATACCTGGAGGGACTCCTTGACGGGGTTTTCGAGCCAGATCCCGAGACGCTTACGGCCAGCATCCGGGAAGCTCGTCGCATGGAACGACTGGCCAGCGATTTGACCAGCCTGTCGAGGGCCGAAGAAGGGCAGGTGGACCTCCACCTCGAATCAACCGATGTTGCGGTATTAACCGCCGAAGTCGCCGATCGACTCCGTCCTCAGTTCACGGACCAGAACGTCAAGCTGATCGTCACCGGGGCTGAGCCGGTTTGGGCCAACATCGACCATGACCGGATCGCCCAGGTGCTGACCAATCTAATTGGCAACGCCCTGTCCTACACCCCAACTGGCGGGGTCGTAACCGTGAGTATCGGAACCGAAAATGGTGCTGTGCAGGTAACCGTGAACGACACCGGGAGCGGACTATCCGAAGACCAACTCTCGCTCGTGTTCGAACGCTTCTACCGCGCCGACCGATCCGTCCCTGGTGGAACAGGCATCGGCCTTACGATCGCCCGGGCACTAGCCAGAATGCACGATGGCGACGTCACCGTCACGTCGCCAGGTCCCGGCGAAGGTTCCACGTTCGTTCTCAGCCTGCCCACAGTCAACAGAACTCGAGCATGA